From the genome of Trichosurus vulpecula isolate mTriVul1 chromosome 6, mTriVul1.pri, whole genome shotgun sequence:
atatatatatatatgtatatgtatatatatacatatacatatatatatacacatacatacatacatacatactcaaatatacatatctatacataaacatatataaatataggcatgttcacttcagctaccctaatactgaggtctcatgaatcatacacatcatctttccatgtaggaatgtaaacaaaacagtccaactttagtaagtcccttgcaatttcttttttttttctttttcttgattaccttttcatgcttctcttgattattatgtttgaaagtcaaattttctattcagctttggtcttttcactgagaaagcttgaaagtcctctattttattgaaaatccgtattttcccttggagcatgatactcagttttgctatgtaggtggattcttggttttaatcctagctccattgacctctggaatatcgtattccaagtcctttgatctcttagtgtagaagctactagatcttgggttattctgattgggtttccacaatactcaaattgtttctttctggctgcttgcaatattttctccttgatctgggacctctggaatttggcgacaaaattcctaggagatttcttttgggaatctatttgaggaggcgatctgtggattccttcaatttttattttgccctgtggctctagaatatcagggcagttctccttgataatttcttgaaagatgatatctaggctctttttttgatcatggctttcaggtggtccaataatttttaaattatatctcctggatctatttttccaggtcagtggtttttccaatgagatatttcacgttgtcttccatgtttttcattcctttagttctgtttcataatatcttgatttctcataaagtcactagcttccacttgctccaatctaatttttaaggtagtattttcttcagtagtcttttgaacctccttttccatttggctaattctgcttttcaaggcattcttctcctcattggctttttggtgctcttttgccatttgagttagtctattttttaaggtgttgttttcttcaatgtatttttcagtattattttgggtctcctttagcaagtcattgacttgtttttcagagttttctcgcatccttctcatttatcttcccaatttttcctctacttctctaacttgcttttccaaatcctttttgagctcttccatggcctgagacctgttcacatttttcttggaggctttttttgtaggctctttgaattcgctgacttcttctggctgtatgttttggtcttctttgtcaccaaagaaaaattccaaagtccgacactgaatctgggtgtgtttttgctgcctggccatgttcccatccacctaacttgacccttgagtttttcagtggggtatgactgcttgtagagttaagagaactatgttccaagcttgggggtatgagccagctctgccacaccatcagtcctccttccccaagaacccccaactgggggactggacttagatcttcagcaggctcttcactcctactctgatctgccacttaattcctcccagcaggtgggcctggggctggaagcaagtgcagctgtagttctgtcgctgtcccacctccactgcccccggggtgatagccaaaccaggaactccttccactcccacagcttttcccactaaccttctctgttgtctttggtgtttgtgggttgagaattctggtaactgctgtagctcactgattcagggtgctagagcaCGCTCTGcttggttcctggtctggttggtccgtgccacccacgctgggcttgGCTCCCCtaggctcccctctgctcccagcttcgtgtgggatagatctcacccagggatcatccagggtgtcctgggctggagccctgcttccctctgctattctgtgggttctgcagttctagcattggttcagagcaatttttataggtttttggagggattcggtggggagctcatgctagtccctgctttccagccaccatctaggCTCCGCCCCAACCTTGGCACTTTTTATGTAAACAAATATGATTTTCATCAAGAAAACAATAGCTGTTctttgaggagagagacagagattacTAGTTAGCTAGATAGCTAGCTAGAAAGGTAGACAGATATACAGATAGCAAGAGACatataagaaaaagaaggcagacagaaaaacagagaaaggaagagaaagagacaaatttCCTAAGAtacacagatagagacagagatacagagtcAGAGAAAAgcactgagagacagagagacagaaaaagagagaacattcTGGCACATGCCCAGATACCTGAAGATACTTATCAGTAATATActgacaaaaatataaatgatttcCAACACATTTTCTGACTGTGGTTCCTGGATTTCTTTATAAGAGTATATTTTTTCAGCATGAAAATATTATGATAGCCTGCTGCAAGTTATCATATTTCATTCAAATATGTGACAAACCTTTCTAGAACCATATTCCAGTCATGAGTCCAATCCCTAAAGTTGAAATAGTACCTTGGTAgccatatttgttttcatgtattAGAAATACTAATTCATCTTGCATGTGAGGCATAATTCTTTGAGGACCTCAATGCTCTACCAGACCTATGTACCTCTTATCTTCTATTCTTCCCCCTTAACCAGCTCTTCTCCTTTTCCACTGTTTCATGCTTCTTGGAAGGCTTTAAAAAGGTGACTCCTGTTCAGATGTGAGTTGAAGTACTTGGTCTCTGAGGAACCACGGTGACTAGAGATTTTCTTATACTgtttgtcatatatatatatatatatatatatatatatatatatatatatatatatatataatttctcaaGATACAAATTATTGTACATACCATGTGACAGCCTCCTTATAAATTCTATGAAACTTTCTATTAACTCCTGGTAGGAGAGATGAAACAAACTACTCCAAGATTGATTGAGTGATGCACAACTGTGACAGGTTCTTCCAAGATCTAAAGACTTAAAGTGGTACTGAGATTGGACTATGTAGATGTCTGATTCTTAAAGGCCAACTTAGCTAGGTTCTGATATTGAAGGTTACTACTGGTCAATTGGAGAGTTAATAGACATTCACTAAGTGACCATTATGTGTCCAGCAATGTGCTAAacaatgagaatacaaagaaaggtaaaatacagtccctgccacAAAGGAGTCCATAATCTCTATAAAAATAACATGGAAATGTCAGTTAACAAAAATTTGTATCTAGgagaaattagagataatcagaATGGGGAAAGCATTGAAATTGAGATCAATGGTCCAAGAAAAGCTCCTTGTACATGAGATTTTATCTTATACTTGAAGGAGAGTAGCCCCCAAATTGGTGATCTCTCTGGGATCCAAAAACCATATAGTGAAAAGAAGGACAAATATTCCCATTTGTGGCAGCCTACTGTTTCCACAGTGACTGCAGTGGAGAAGTGAAAAAGTGATGGGCTTTGTGAAAGGAACAAATTTAGAAATCATGTTTATTGTTAAGTGAACCACCAATGGATTTATTGTACAGATAATTTTTATAAGTATGCAACCGGTGTCCATTGGCTACTGTTCTTATTCAGGACTTGGTGACTTCAGTTGATCATGTAACCCATAAAACTACAATTATTATAGGACTGTATAGGACTCCAAGGAGCTCTTGGCCAACTACCTTCAGGATTCCCTGAACCCTTCTCTTAGGTTTTTaaactttcctcttctttggttcctccctcttcttctttaatatgcttttctctcttcttcaaaaAAGTGAAGCACATTAATAAGAAAAGATCTAATTCTCCAGTCCTGACCTACAGTAATACCTTCTCTTATGCTATTTGCCAGAGAATAAGGCACTTCCCTTTCCTGAAGTGGGACCTATAACTTTGAGGATGTTTAAATTTGTAGTAGATTAAGCAAAGTGAGAAGTAATATGTGAGGGATTCTCTTTTCATGAGAAAATGGATGAGTGAATTTTGAGGGCCTAGAGTAATTATGATAACAACTATCGAGATGCTCTTGGTGCCTGAAATGTTTATTTGTAGCCCTCACAGAAGATTGGTTGCTCACCATGTCTTTAGAAATGGAGAAcagttggcagctaggtggcccagtaagTAAAGCATctaacctggagtcaggaggacctgagttcaaatctggcctcagacacttgatacactcactatttgtgtgaccttgggcaagtcacttaaccccaatttccctgccttcccccttccaaaaagcaacaacaaaaaaaatggagtCCTTCATCATGCAAAGTGGATTTTTCTGATGATTGCACTTTAATTGCAGGTGAATGACATCACTCTCAAATGACATCTATGGAGAACAGATCTGAAGTGAATGAGTTCATCCTAATAGGATTAACAGATGTTCCAGAGCTCCAGGTTCCTCTGTTCATAATGTTCACCTTCATCTACTTCATCACCCTGGTAGGGAACCTGGGGATAGTTGCTCTGAGTTCCTGGGATTCACACCTCCATACccccatgtactttttcctcagtAACCTCTCTCTGGTGGATTTTGGCTATTCCTCAGCTGTGACTCCCAAGGTGATGGCTGGGCTCCTCACAGGGGATAAGGTCATCTCCTATAATTCATGTGCTGCACAGTTATTTATCTTTGGGGCCTTTGTTATTGCTGAAAGTTATCTCTTAGCCTCCATGGCCTATGATCGCCATGCAGCTATTTGTAAGCCCCTACATTACACCACCACCATGACATCAACTGTATGTGCACATCTGGTTATTGCTGCTTACATCTGTGGCTTTCTGACCTCCTCCATAGTCATAGGAAACATGTTTAGCCTTTCCTTTTGTAAATCAAATATTGTCCATCACTTTTTCTGTGATATTCCCCCTCTTCTAGTCCTCTCTTGCACTGATATTCACATCACTGAGTCACTAGTCTTTATTTTAGGGTCACTTaatgccttttttccttttcttgtcatctttacttcttatttgttaatttttatcACCATCCTGAAGATCCATTCTGCTGAAGGCCGCCAGAAAGCCTTCTCCACCTGTGCTTCACATCTCACAGCAGTGTCCATATTTTATGGGACAGTAATCTTCATGTATTTCCAACCCAGCTCAAGCCATTCCATGGACACAGACAAAATGGCTTCAGTGTTCTACACCACAGTCATCCCTATGTTGAACCCTCTGGTCTACAGTCTTAGGAACAAAGAGGTCAAGATTGCTTTCAGAAAAGCTGTGAGGGGACAAGGACTTCAATTATACCACCTTTTTTCTTAGAGAGAAAACCCAATTTTATCTTCCTCATTCTGGGATGCAGCCCCCAAATCAGGCTATTTTTACTACAAAACTACAAATGTTTTCAAAGACAACATTATATTGTAGAAAGTTTAATAGGTTTAGGAGAGATCTGAATTTATATTGTCTTGGAAACTTTCATGTTGTATAGATTGTAAGGTAAGACCCAATTTTAGTTTTCTTGTTATTAAGGGGCTGTAATATTATCCTCTATCTTATAAGATTGTTGCATAGAATTAAAAAAcatgtgtgtgttgtcttcttgttgttcagctgtgtctgattctttgtgacctcatttttggggtttcttggcaaagatactgttttcccctttctttcttcagctcattttacagttgaggaaaatgagcaaagagggttaagagacttgtccagtgCTACGCAGCTACTAAGTGATTGAAACTCTATTTAAGTCATGAAGATGAATCCTCTTGATTCCAACCTCagtgtccactgtgccacctagctgcctttctgaACACATATTCAAGTATATTTTAGCAATTGTAGCAAAATTCCTCCAAAGGGAAAGATCAGTTACATAATTTTTGAACAGTTTGCAGAGGAAAATCCCTGAATTGCTTGGAAGTTATAGCTTTGATGTTAATGGCATTGCTTATTCAGCAGTGCCTAAAACAGAGAGGAgctgggaaatgcttaacaaaacccactccagaaaaaaaaatacctgtatTTATGACATGCTTTGAAATTTAATCTATATAATGATTTTCTCTATAACTTTCTGAAATCtatatcaacaaaataataaattaagtcctgatttgtagcagttCCTGATTTCTGAAGTCCAGGTGCTCAGTGTAGGTTCTGGGTATACCAAGAACACAAGAATGTAGTTTCTGTCCATAACAACTAAAGTTTTTTGGgtgaaaataaatatacacatgtaagtGAACATGAAATATATGGACAGtaaataaaagttgtttttgcattgtGGGGGAGAAACAGCAGGCAGAGACTTAGGATGAACCATCTTTCAAGTTGATGACAAGCCATCATTGAATCCTTCTTGTATCTGagtatttaaaaattctgaatctaccactgagtctgaatctgtccacactgtctttctcttcatcttgtcCCCAAGAATACCAAGAGGTGGGTGGTCAAAGGCTCTAGTTAGACCTTGCCAAATGATTACTACAACATTCCCCTGGTTACCATTGCACTAGAATTTTGAGGGTACGGGTCCTCAAGGAACAGATCTACAAAGCAGAGTGGGACAGGATCAGATGAAGTTTGAGGAAATAGGCAAATTGAAAATTCTGAGCAAATTTTTTACAAGGTCAGTAATATTCATAATAATATGATCATTGATAATTTATAAATTGCCAAGCTGACAATAGTCCCGAGATTTAGAGCATacaattatttgcattttacaaatagggaaatcAAGGTTCAAccaggataaatgacttgcctaaatttTCACAGTAACCTCCAATTCAATCCCAGATCATCTAATACCAAATATAGTAATCTTTCACTACCCCACTTTATGGAGACCTTTTCACTGTCCTATGTCTCTTTTATGTTCAGTATCACATTAGATCTTCACCAGGACCTATTGATTATGTTCAGGTCTGACATTATTACACCCATTTGAAGAATGAATTCACTGAGAATTGGAGATGTTTAATGACTTGGATAATGTCACATAAGTAGGAGATGGAAGACACAGGACTAGCATCCAAATTTTATCAATGGCTTTGTCCAGGTCCCTTTCTACCTTATTTTGTTAACAATAAACTAAGATTGCAAAGTACCCATGAGAAAATAGTTTTCCCCATGGTTGGAGCAGAATTTAATGGCTTGTTTTGCTCATGAGTTGACAGCAGAGCTAGGAAGATCTCTAAGGGAGCATCATCTCCCAAGAGCTGCATGGCTCCCAGGTATGCATAGAGTCCCAGCCTCTTCCCCTACTCCAGCTCCCAACATTGAAACATTCTACTACAGGGCTCTGTGCTGTGGTACCAGCTTGTGGGTACCAAATCCTAAGAGTCACTCACTCATCCATGcaattcctttttctgtttgCTGAGAATGAGCTAAATGGAGGGTGGGAGTCGGCATTGCTAAATGTATTGCCATCCATGCCACATCAATGGCCAGGAGTTACTACTCTGCCTCTTTGCCCTAGAGACTAGTGAAGAGTTTCTCCAGTAGGATCACATGCTTCCCAGGCTTGTGTTTTCAAGGCCAAACCTTGAATATAAACGTCTTGGCTAATTCTCCTCTTTGGAATCCTGGCCACCTTTTTCTATATCAGACAGGTAGGTTGTAACATGTGCAATCCAAGACTGCTGTGCTAATGTGATAgtaacatggtatagtggaaacatTGCttgacctggagacaggaagacctgcaCAAAAATCTCTATCTCAGATACTAACTCACTGTTTCCCCAAGGGTAAGTCACTTGGCTTCCATTATCTTATCCATAAACTGTGCATAATTACACTTTTGGTACTTCTCTCATAGGGTGGTCTTAGGGCTCAAATGAGTTCATGTATGAAAAATATGTTCAAACAtgcaagtgctttataaacaccATATATTATCTTCTACTTGCAGTTTTTTAAGCTTATCAGTGGTCAGTAATTGGAGCAGCAGTATGAAGTATAGGCAACTTTGTGATCCTAATgaacatttaattaaataatattgATTAAAAGTATGCTGTGCACAGGGCACTGTATTAAACTCCCGAGGGAGTGGGTTGATAACAAATGTTAATTGAATATAGTCCTTTCTCTCCAAATTTGTATACAGATGTAGTCACAAAGTATCGGACATGACTGGATAATAAAAAACATAGAGCTTCGACATTTGCAGTGCTTAAtgacaattttctcatttgactctcCCCCAAACTGTGTGAGATACATACCATTATTATTACCTCCCTTTTTAGATTAAGTATTGGAGGCTGagtgacttaagtgacttgtccagccaTATATATTGACCagggtctgaggtaggatttaaatccaCAAATTCTTGGCTCAAAGATTGACTTCCTCTTCTACACTCATTGCCATACTGGTACTTTGGAGTGAAGTAATACCTCGATGTTCTTTTTTCTATGTCTTTGTGTTTTTCATAGCACCTGCTCATCCATGATCACGTCAAAGCCCAATAATCTGTTCTTAACACAGTAACTCTCATGTCAATAGCACTAAATTCTTGGCAAACACTTTCCTCTCATCCACTCTGTGAGCTCTCTTTAGTCTAAGGAACTTAAGAGTAACCAGCCTTGAGTGCATCAGAAAGATTGTCATAGACATATATTAGATTTAATAGTATCAATTACTAAAATGGTTCAGAAGCATTGTGGATGAAATCAAAATGACCTATACATCTTGACTGTAAGTGGGTTGTTTGTATTCTATTTGATAGTATTTCTATTCAATGAAAATCCTTGATCATAGTTAGTTGTAGAAATTGATTTTTTCATCCTCTAATACTCTGAAatagttttaattatttattttgcctTATTTATAAGTTCCACATTGATTATATCAGAAAAAAGTTCTTTTACTGTAGTATTATGAAGACCAATGAACATGTTTAAATTATATGTATTTAAAGTATCACAGGATCATCAATTTCGAACCAgaaagatctcagaggtcatctagtctaatctcttttctcaactgatgagcaaactgaggtccaTAGTATCCTATGAGTAAAAGACCTTGAGGGATTTGTGAAAGAGACCACCAGTCCTGGCAGTAGTGTTAGTAGGGAAAAGAACACCAATAGATAACACTTAACTagagctttgaggtttgcaaagcacttcccaGAATACTCTCCTCTTCTCAGAACAATCCTATGATGTAGGTGTCATTCATTTTAACATATGAGGAAGCAGGCTCTGAGGTAAGGTGACTTGTACATGGTCACAGTGACAAAAAGAAGGGCTAGGTGTCCAAATTTCCCAAAAAGTGAGAAATAAATCATTTTggtctctgcctctcttcccctctatcatttacatacatacatatatacgtgtatgtgtgtgtatatacatatatgtatatatgtgtgactatgtacatatacatacgtgtctAAGTATATATactagtgtatgtgtgtatacatatacacgtatatgtgtgtgcatatcatATGCAAACTAAATAATTTGTGCTTATCATGGTAACTCATGTTTACAACATTTAATGTTGGGAAACATATAAATATCAAGTGATCCACTAGCCCTTCCTTCAAGATTTTAAGCGAGGGGAAATCCACTATATGGCAAAGCAGTACCTTCCAATCTGTATAACATTATTTTTGGAAACTTTTTCTTACGTTAAATCTCAATTTGTGTCTTTTTAACTCCTCACCTTtcctcctggttcttccctttgggtataaacaaaacaaacaaatccttTCTCTTTATGtcagtccttcagatacttgaagataactTTAATCCCAAGCCTTGCCTTGACCCCCATATTTCATCTTCTCTAGGATAAAAACTCTCAGTTCCTTCCACTAATCCAACTATGGCAAGATTTCCAGATTTCCAAGATCTTCTCCATGCTGAATGAACTCCTCTGGAGAATTTCTTgtctatcaatgtccttcctaattGTGGAACCCACAACTGAATATGTTGCCCCAAATGCAGAGTACAGGGGACCTCATGTAGGTGCGTGGATAATGGCTGTTTTCATTCAGTGTAAGGTCAAATTGGTTTTCCTGTTAGCCATATATGtca
Proteins encoded in this window:
- the LOC118855137 gene encoding olfactory receptor 5B2-like — protein: MTSMENRSEVNEFILIGLTDVPELQVPLFIMFTFIYFITLVGNLGIVALSSWDSHLHTPMYFFLSNLSLVDFGYSSAVTPKVMAGLLTGDKVISYNSCAAQLFIFGAFVIAESYLLASMAYDRHAAICKPLHYTTTMTSTVCAHLVIAAYICGFLTSSIVIGNMFSLSFCKSNIVHHFFCDIPPLLVLSCTDIHITESLVFILGSLNAFFPFLVIFTSYLLIFITILKIHSAEGRQKAFSTCASHLTAVSIFYGTVIFMYFQPSSSHSMDTDKMASVFYTTVIPMLNPLVYSLRNKEVKIAFRKAVRGQGLQLYHLFS